One uncultured Caproiciproducens sp. DNA segment encodes these proteins:
- a CDS encoding nuclear transport factor 2 family protein has product MESIQFVKNFWHDMDAQNWESLFQYFKPDALINWPNTKEQLTVREFVRVNEQYPGRWNITVKSMEHMNDRLISVVHVELAGGNTAFTAVSFFDFQNELISGLTEYWGDIAEPPEWRKEKLF; this is encoded by the coding sequence ATGGAATCTATACAATTTGTTAAGAATTTTTGGCACGATATGGATGCGCAGAACTGGGAATCTTTATTCCAATATTTTAAGCCGGACGCTTTGATAAACTGGCCTAATACCAAAGAGCAGTTAACTGTGCGCGAATTTGTGCGTGTCAATGAACAATATCCGGGTCGCTGGAATATCACTGTGAAAAGTATGGAACATATGAATGACAGGCTGATTTCCGTGGTTCACGTTGAACTTGCAGGTGGAAACACTGCATTTACGGCGGTTTCATTCTTTGATTTTCAGAATGAGCTGATTAGCGGTTTAACTGAATATTGGGGTGACATTGCCGAACCGCCCGAATGGCGGAAAGAAAAATTATTTTAA
- the tsaD gene encoding tRNA (adenosine(37)-N6)-threonylcarbamoyltransferase complex transferase subunit TsaD, translated as MRILALESSCDETAAAVVEDGRTVLSSVVASQVEEHKLYGGVVPEIASRRHCEAIVGVTQKALDDAGLTLDEIDAIAVTYAPGLIGALLVGVNFAKGLAMSAGKPIIPVHHLRSHIAANYITSPELKPPFLCLIVSGGHSHIVEVKDYKDLHVLGRTRDDAAGEAFDKAARAMGMPYPGGVEMDRRAQGGNPNAFKLPHPSVDGAPYDYSFSGLKTAVINLIHNAEQKGQTLPVEDLAASFRKAVVDCLVKNFVKAAQDTGSTKLVIAGGVSANSLLRSRLQQECRDRGWEFYMPELKLCGDNAAMVGAQGYYEYLSGKTAGFDLNACAAMPVDGNC; from the coding sequence ATGCGGATATTAGCACTGGAAAGCTCCTGTGACGAAACCGCCGCCGCAGTGGTGGAAGACGGAAGAACCGTTCTGTCATCGGTGGTTGCTTCACAGGTGGAGGAGCATAAATTATACGGCGGCGTAGTGCCGGAAATTGCATCCCGCCGTCACTGCGAAGCGATTGTCGGGGTAACGCAGAAGGCGCTAGACGACGCCGGGCTGACGCTTGATGAGATTGACGCGATCGCCGTCACTTACGCGCCTGGGCTGATCGGTGCGCTTTTGGTCGGCGTGAATTTTGCAAAGGGACTTGCCATGTCCGCAGGAAAACCGATTATACCGGTGCATCATCTGCGCTCGCACATCGCGGCGAACTACATCACCTCCCCGGAGCTGAAGCCGCCGTTTTTGTGCCTGATTGTTTCCGGCGGACACAGCCACATTGTTGAAGTAAAGGATTATAAGGACCTTCATGTGCTGGGCCGCACACGCGACGACGCGGCGGGCGAAGCCTTTGATAAAGCCGCAAGAGCGATGGGGATGCCGTATCCCGGCGGCGTGGAAATGGACAGGCGCGCACAGGGCGGAAATCCAAACGCTTTTAAGCTGCCGCATCCGTCTGTGGACGGCGCGCCGTATGATTACAGTTTTTCCGGATTAAAAACAGCGGTGATTAACCTGATACACAATGCGGAGCAAAAAGGGCAGACATTGCCGGTGGAAGATTTGGCGGCCTCCTTCCGCAAGGCGGTGGTTGACTGCCTGGTTAAAAATTTTGTAAAGGCCGCACAGGACACGGGCAGTACCAAGCTGGTGATCGCGGGCGGCGTTTCCGCCAATTCCCTTCTTCGCAGCCGGCTTCAGCAGGAATGCAGGGACCGCGGATGGGAATTCTATATGCCGGAGCTGAAACTTTGCGGGGACAATGCCGCCATGGTGGGCGCACAGGGCTATTATGAATATCTGTCGGGGAAAACCGCAGGATTCGACCTGAATGCCTGTGCTGCGATGCCGGTCGACGGAAATTGCTGA